The DNA window GACGACCTTGATCGCGGCCCGGCAGCGCGGGCAGCCCGGTCCAAACACCTCGACGGTAATCATTGTGGCCCCTCCCTCAGCGCAGGATGAAGGTCCCGGCGAACCATCCGCCGATCGTCCCCAGCACGATGATCGTGCTCACATAGACCACGGCCTTCCTCACCCCGAACACCCGGCCGATGGCCAGCCAGTTGGGCAGGCTCAGTCCCGGCCCGGTAAGCAGCAGGGCCAGCGCCGGGCCCTTGCCCATCCCCAATCCCAGGAGGGTGTGTACGAACGGCGCTTCGGTCATCGTCGCGAAGTAGCTCACGCTCCCGAGCAACGTGGCGAAGAACGCTGCCCGCAGACCCGATCCGCCCAGATAACTCTCGATCCACGTCCGCGGGAGCAGCGCGCCGATAACGCCGACCACGAAGACGCCGGCCAGCAGCAGGGGGAAGATCATGCGGACGAACCACCAGCTCTCCTCCATCCACCGGCGGAGCTCAGCCCGGGTCTTTTTCCAGGCCCCATAGCCGGCGACGAGCACCGTGGCGATGGCCCAGACCAGGACCTTCTGGCTGTAGGGACCCGACCGCACAAGGTAGTTGGGCGCCAGCAGGGAGACGACCAGCAGGGCCAGGAGGCCGGAGTCGGCCGGGGTGATGATCCGGCTCTTCGGTCCGTTGGAGGTGGCGCTCGCGCGCCGGGCTTCCTCGTTGCGGAACGCCACCGTCATCACCCAGCCGACGGCCATGGCCATGAGGAGTGCCGTGATCAGGCGCGCCCAGACCATCTGCCCGCCCAGGATGCTCCCGGTATAGACCAGTGACAGCAGGTTGGAAGCAGGGGCCACCCACAGCACGATAAACGCGGCGCCGATGCCGGCCCCGCCGTAGTACAGCCCGCTGCTGACCGGGATGACCGTGCAGGAGCACGCGGCAAGGAAGAAACTCGCCCCGGCGGCCGCAGGGAAGCTCGTGACCCTGGAGGTGCCGGCGCCGAGACGCTCCATGATCGCCTCCTTTGAGACAAAGGTGACCAGGGCCCCGGCGAGGAGGAACGCCGGGATCAAACAGGTGAGGACGTGTAACGCGATGTAGCCCCCGACGGCCCGGAGGCCGGCGAGCAAGACGCTACTGAGCATGGCGTTCCTCCCCTGTGGCGACCCTGCAGGCGGGGCAGTCGCATCCCCGGACCGGCGCCCGTCGGGCTCGAGTGAACGAAGGGCCGCCGGCGAGGCGACCGGCGAGATCGACCACGCCGAGGACGGAGAAGTCGCGCAGGGCGTAGTAGGTAAACGTCCCCTGCCGCCGCGCGGTGAGCAGGCCGGCCGCCCGCAGGATCGCCAGTTGCTGTGAGACGTAGGGCTGGGAGCGGCCAAGCGCCGCGGCCAGGTGGCAGACGCAGGCCTCACCCCTGCCAAGAGCGGCAACAATGGCCAGACGTCCGGGATGGGAGAGCGTCCGGAGCAGGCGCGCCTGCCTGGCGATCACGGCATCCGGTAAAGAGACCCTCCTCCTGGCATTCATGCAGGAATCTGCATAAATCGTAGGTGCCCATGGGGTCCTCCGCATCGGGCCGCGACCTGATCGGGCGTCCCCGAATCGGCCATCAGGCGCGCGCCCCGCAGAGGCGCGGTCCGGCGGGATCAACGAAGGCAGGTTGCCGGTACACGGCGTACTGCTGGACAGACGGGCCATTCCGGAAGGAGGAGAGCGATGGAACTCCCTGCGCCCTATCGGGCCTTTCAATCCGCCTATCCCGAGGTCTGGCAGGCCTACGACCGTCTCGGTGCCGCCCTGCACGGCTGGGGCCCCCTGGACGCAAAGACGAGAGCACTGGTCAAGCTGGGCATCGCCGTGGGTGCCCGCCTGGAGGGTGCGGTCCACGCCCACACGCGGCTGGCCCGGGAAGCGGGGGCCACGCCGGAAGAGATCCGGCACGCGGTGCTGCTGGCCCTGACCACCATCGGGTTCCCGTCGATGATGGCGGCCAGGACCTGGGTGGAGGACGTCCTGGCTCCCGGGCGAGCCGGGGGCTAGACGCGGCTATCGGCTGGAGCCTGGAGGACAATCCGGTCCCGGCCCGATACCCTTCCTCAACGGCCCCCCTGTACGCTGGCGGCAACAGCCTGCCAGGCTGCGCGAGGAGGAGCCCATGGCCAGGAAGCTGCCCGCGGATCA is part of the Armatimonadota bacterium genome and encodes:
- a CDS encoding permease, with the protein product MLSSVLLAGLRAVGGYIALHVLTCLIPAFLLAGALVTFVSKEAIMERLGAGTSRVTSFPAAAGASFFLAACSCTVIPVSSGLYYGGAGIGAAFIVLWVAPASNLLSLVYTGSILGGQMVWARLITALLMAMAVGWVMTVAFRNEEARRASATSNGPKSRIITPADSGLLALLVVSLLAPNYLVRSGPYSQKVLVWAIATVLVAGYGAWKKTRAELRRWMEESWWFVRMIFPLLLAGVFVVGVIGALLPRTWIESYLGGSGLRAAFFATLLGSVSYFATMTEAPFVHTLLGLGMGKGPALALLLTGPGLSLPNWLAIGRVFGVRKAVVYVSTIIVLGTIGGWFAGTFILR
- a CDS encoding metalloregulator ArsR/SmtB family transcription factor, whose translation is MIARQARLLRTLSHPGRLAIVAALGRGEACVCHLAAALGRSQPYVSQQLAILRAAGLLTARRQGTFTYYALRDFSVLGVVDLAGRLAGGPSFTRARRAPVRGCDCPACRVATGEERHAQ
- a CDS encoding carboxymuconolactone decarboxylase family protein, whose protein sequence is MELPAPYRAFQSAYPEVWQAYDRLGAALHGWGPLDAKTRALVKLGIAVGARLEGAVHAHTRLAREAGATPEEIRHAVLLALTTIGFPSMMAARTWVEDVLAPGRAGG